A DNA window from Vigna angularis cultivar LongXiaoDou No.4 chromosome 1, ASM1680809v1, whole genome shotgun sequence contains the following coding sequences:
- the LOC108333155 gene encoding WUSCHEL-related homeobox 1 isoform X2 encodes MWMVGYNEAADFTMADYALNGRKLRPLMPRPVSSPNNTPNANSPCLTRIHHGNDFFSQYHNLVADQGKREFNPPPVVVSSRWNPTPEQLRALEELYRRGTRTPSAEQIQQITAQLRRFGKIEGKNVFYWFQNHKARERQKRRRQMESAAEGHHTRDFDGTLEKKDLGASRTVFEVEQTKNWAPSTNCSTLAKESVSIQRAAKAAVADCRTDGWLQFDEGELQHTRNLMERNATWHMMQLSCPSPPTVSPHFINAPPTISTASMSTTPSVTPRIMDPKLIKTHDLSFFISPNRENGVIHLSSINTYTPDDNSVESQTLQLFPVRNGDESSDNINHQKETDVSVSAMNAPSQFFEFLPLKN; translated from the exons ATGTGGATGGTTGGTTACAACGAAGCTGCCGACTTCACCATGGCTGATTATGCACTCAATGGAAGAAAACTCAGGCCTCTCATGCCAAGGCCTGTGTCTTCTCCTAACAACACTCCCAACGCCAACTCTCCATGCTTGACCCGTATTCATCATGGCAACGATTTCTTCTCACAATATCATAATCTGG TCGCAGATCAGGGCAAGAGAGAGTTCAACCCTCCACCCGTAGTGGTGAGTTCGAGGTGGAATCCGACCCCGGAGCAGCTAAGGGCATTGGAGGAATTGTACAGAAGAGGGACAAGAACACCGTCTGCGGAGCAAATCCAACAAATCACGGCACAGCTTCGAAGGTTTGGAAAAATTGAGGGGAAGAATGTTTTCTATTGGTTTCAGAATCACAAAGCGAGGGAAAGACAGAAACGCCGCCGTCAAATGGAGTCAGCGGCTGAGGGTCATCACACCCGTGACTTTGATGGTACTCTTGAAAAGAAAGACTTAG GCGCAAGTAGGACAGTGTTTGAAGTTGAACAGACCAAGAACTGGGCACCCTCTACAAACTGCAGTACGCTTGCAAAG GAATCTGTTTCAATACAAAGAGCAGCAAAAGCAGCGGTTGCAGATTGTAGAACAGATGGATGGCTCCAATTCGATGAAGGAGAGTTACAGCACACAAGAAACTTAATGGAGAGGAATGCCACGTGGCATATGATGCAGCTATCTTGTCCTTCCCCTCCTACAGTTTCACCCCACTTCATAAACGCACCTCCCACCATATCTACTGCTAGCATGTCCACCACACCCTCAGTTACACCAAGAATAATGGACCCAAAGCTCATTAAGACTCATGATCTCAGCTTCTTTATTTCACCTAACAGAGAAAATGGTGTTATCCATTTAAGCAGTATCAACACCTACACCCCAGATGATAATTCTGTGGAGTCTCAAACCCTTCAACTTTTCCCGGTCAGGAATGGGGATGAAAGCAGTGATAACATTAACCACCAAAAGGAGACAGATGTATCAGTCTCAGCAATGAATGCTCCAAGCCAGTTTTTTGAGTTCCTTCCATTGAAGAACTGA
- the LOC108333155 gene encoding WUSCHEL-related homeobox 1 isoform X1: MWMVGYNEAADFTMADYALNGRKLRPLMPRPVSSPNNTPNANSPCLTRIHHGNDFFSQYHNLASVADQGKREFNPPPVVVSSRWNPTPEQLRALEELYRRGTRTPSAEQIQQITAQLRRFGKIEGKNVFYWFQNHKARERQKRRRQMESAAEGHHTRDFDGTLEKKDLGASRTVFEVEQTKNWAPSTNCSTLAKESVSIQRAAKAAVADCRTDGWLQFDEGELQHTRNLMERNATWHMMQLSCPSPPTVSPHFINAPPTISTASMSTTPSVTPRIMDPKLIKTHDLSFFISPNRENGVIHLSSINTYTPDDNSVESQTLQLFPVRNGDESSDNINHQKETDVSVSAMNAPSQFFEFLPLKN; the protein is encoded by the exons ATGTGGATGGTTGGTTACAACGAAGCTGCCGACTTCACCATGGCTGATTATGCACTCAATGGAAGAAAACTCAGGCCTCTCATGCCAAGGCCTGTGTCTTCTCCTAACAACACTCCCAACGCCAACTCTCCATGCTTGACCCGTATTCATCATGGCAACGATTTCTTCTCACAATATCATAATCTGG catCAGTCGCAGATCAGGGCAAGAGAGAGTTCAACCCTCCACCCGTAGTGGTGAGTTCGAGGTGGAATCCGACCCCGGAGCAGCTAAGGGCATTGGAGGAATTGTACAGAAGAGGGACAAGAACACCGTCTGCGGAGCAAATCCAACAAATCACGGCACAGCTTCGAAGGTTTGGAAAAATTGAGGGGAAGAATGTTTTCTATTGGTTTCAGAATCACAAAGCGAGGGAAAGACAGAAACGCCGCCGTCAAATGGAGTCAGCGGCTGAGGGTCATCACACCCGTGACTTTGATGGTACTCTTGAAAAGAAAGACTTAG GCGCAAGTAGGACAGTGTTTGAAGTTGAACAGACCAAGAACTGGGCACCCTCTACAAACTGCAGTACGCTTGCAAAG GAATCTGTTTCAATACAAAGAGCAGCAAAAGCAGCGGTTGCAGATTGTAGAACAGATGGATGGCTCCAATTCGATGAAGGAGAGTTACAGCACACAAGAAACTTAATGGAGAGGAATGCCACGTGGCATATGATGCAGCTATCTTGTCCTTCCCCTCCTACAGTTTCACCCCACTTCATAAACGCACCTCCCACCATATCTACTGCTAGCATGTCCACCACACCCTCAGTTACACCAAGAATAATGGACCCAAAGCTCATTAAGACTCATGATCTCAGCTTCTTTATTTCACCTAACAGAGAAAATGGTGTTATCCATTTAAGCAGTATCAACACCTACACCCCAGATGATAATTCTGTGGAGTCTCAAACCCTTCAACTTTTCCCGGTCAGGAATGGGGATGAAAGCAGTGATAACATTAACCACCAAAAGGAGACAGATGTATCAGTCTCAGCAATGAATGCTCCAAGCCAGTTTTTTGAGTTCCTTCCATTGAAGAACTGA
- the LOC108333858 gene encoding golgin candidate 2, with protein MANWISSKLKAAESILHQLDQQAAESLGKNEGFRSEEPNIDAPAKSGIGVSLKDQLKKKPSESSDYGGKFRSDPNFNGLKATASAPKLSTKSGPTLTNDDWTELLNAPIVTQSSASASNQGNGVPAPRVLRQNSGRKLKGLSSASSVSDMRRNARSGNSGPRSFQKSDYVKEVKLSGKAPDDGKESTSSTSTRRNLDVESETDGKWGKEPKYSDEGSSEKPVIEENGKEENENRFNYRDTSPPESLQEGDQTLAAETIPSLGIDKVQEPKIVVDFDGSQLRSAIKERHELNSISGNSISDDLKRGSPMASDGGSDSDTDSGSTSDSESEHEREERRKRRERILAEKAAAKAINAIKERENMVAKLEGEKQTLEKILEERAKEQAQEASQLQSTAMETMEAVELEKQKHNNTRMEFLARLTKLETANADLARSLAAVQWNLEIEVKQVAELRQQISSKELLHEDLRRRMKNPPQTGASQNQLASKGVEFEREILEAEHSLINDKVTQLEEKARKLEADIEITRKEMEEPTEVEVELKQRLQQMTDHLIQKQAKVESLSSEKASLMFRIEAVSRLLDENTSASGSTNMNRASSSSDLESGLWELSNSKLNPMLKARIHSGKRQLGSLLQQLDHIFVTGALFLKRNTTAKWWALIYLVCLHFWVFYILSSDSGPSNVGRSGAQISLENINNTGGV; from the exons ATGGCGAATTGGATTTCCTCCAAACTTAAAGCCGCAGAGAGCATTCTCCACCAG CTCGATCAACAAGCGGCTGAATCGCTTGGCAAGAACGAGGGTTTTCGATCCGAGGAACCGAACATTGATGCTCCCGCTAAATCAGGGATTGGTGTGTCTCTGAAGGATCAATTGAAGAAGAAACCCTCGGAGAGTAGTGATTATGGTGGAAAATTTCGCAGTGATCCTAATTTTAATGGCCTTAAAGCTACAGCCAGTGCACCCAAACTATCTACCAAATCTGGCCCTACCTTAACAAACGATGATTGGACTGAACTCCTTAATGCACCCATAGTTACTCAGTCTTCTGCTTCTGCGAGCAATCAGGGTAATGGGGTGCCCGCACCTCGTGTTTTGAGGCAAAATAGTGGTAGGAAGCTGAAGGGTTTGTCTTCAGCTTCGTCGGTGTCCGATATGAGGAGGAATGCAAGAAGTGGCAACAGTGGTCCGAGGTCCTTTCAGAAGTCAGACTATGTGAAAGAAGTTAAATTGAGTGGAAAAGCCCCTGATGATGGAAAGGAATCTACATCTTCGACTTCAACAAGGAGGAATTTGGATGTAGAATCAGAGACTGATGGTAAATGGGGTAAAGAACCGAAGTATTCCGACGAGGGCAGTTCTGAGAAGCCTGTGATCgaggaaaatggaaaagaagaaaatgagaatcGGTTTAACTATAGGGACACTTCTCCACCAGAATCGTTGCAGGAGGGCGACCAAACTTTGGCTGCAGAAACAATACCATCATTAGGGATTGATAAGGTGCAAGAGCCTAAGATTGTGGTAGATTTTGATGGCAGTCAATTGAGAAGTGCGATAAAAGAAAGGCATGAGCTTAATTCAATCTCTGGGAATTCTATATCTGACGATTTGAAAAGGGGTTCTCCCATGGCTAGCGATGGAGGTTCTGATTCAGATACTGATTCCGGTTCAACATCTGATTCTGAAAGTGAGCATGAGAGGGAGGAAAGGAGAAAGAGGAGGGAAAGGATTCTGGCTGAAAAAGCAGCAGCTAAAGCTATAAACGCTATCAAGGAACGGGAAAATATGGTGGCCAAATTAGAGGGGGAGAAGCAGACTCTAGAGAAAATACTCGAGGAGCGAGCTAAAGAACAAGCACAAGAG GCTTCACAGCTTCAGAGCACTGCAATGGAAACGATGgaagctgttgagttagaaaagCAGAAACATAATAATACTAGAATGGAATTTCTTGCACGTTTAACTAAATTGGAG ACTGCCAACGCTGATCTTGCAAGATCCCTAGCGGCTGTGCAGTGGAACCTTGAAATTGAG GTTAAACAAGTAGCAGAACTTAGACAACAAATCTCATCGAAGGAGTTGCTTCATGAAG ATCTCAGAAGGAGAATGAAGAATCCTCCTCAAACTGGAGCTTCACAAAATCAA CTAGCTTCGAAAGGTGTGGAGTTTGAACGGGAAATTCTTGAGGCAGAGCACTCTTTAATCAATGATAAAGTTACTCAATTGGAGGAAAAG GCAAGAAAGCTGGAAGCTGATATTGAAATAACAAGGAAAGAGATGGAAGAGCCAACAGAAGTTGAAGTTGAGCTCAAGCAAAGGCTTCAACAAATGACTGACCATTTAATACAGAAACAAGCAAAG GTGGAATCACTCTCTTCAGAGAAGGCAAGTCTTATGTTCAGAATCGAG GCTGTGTCAAGGTTGCTGGATGAGAACACGTCAGCATCAGGTTCAACAAATATGAATCGTGCTTCTTCATCCAGTGACTTAGAATCAGGATTATGGGAGCTCTCGAATTCAAAGTTGAACCCTATGCTAAAAGCCAGAATTCATTCTGGCAAGAGACAGCTTGGATCATTACTTCAACAACTAGATCATATTTTTGTGACCGGTGCACTTTTTCTGAAAAGGAACACAACTGCAAAATGGTGGGCTTTGATATATCTTGTTTGCCTTCATTTCTGGGtgttttatattctttcatCAGATTCGGGCCCGTCAAATGTGGGCAGATCTGGTGCCCAGATCTCATTGGAGAACATTAATAACACTGGAGGAGTTTGA
- the LOC108333460 gene encoding pentatricopeptide repeat-containing protein At2g01390: MLLKCITRISKLHGFLRNLVPCPSTKVKAMHFLKQHQGKPKSKPITPFRSDSNTDMKKPEKLNLKLKEKKKKDEPREYTRNVIGKIYNTLKYSTWETAESELNNLPLKWDSYTVNQVLKSHPPMEKAWLFFNWASGLKGIKHDQYTYTTMLDIFGEAGRVSSMKHVFQKMQEKGIKVDSVTYTSMMHWLSSYGNEDEAMQMWEEMKSKGCHPTVVSYTAYMKILFDNKKVKEATRVYKEMIGSGVAPNCHTYTVLMDHLIGSGKCKEALEIFEKMQEAGARPDKAACNILIERCSEVGGTEFMTHIFQYMKENRLVLRYPVFVKALEALKVAGGSDTLLRQVNPQFYISIRKNKIDSVTVAADSHTNMDKELLFVLLKNRNVVAIDHLLRGMMEKKLSLDHKVISTIIEVNCSHCRPEGALLAFKYSVTMGISIERTGYLSLLGVLTRSNKFSKLVDIVEEMTRAGHSLGIYLASLLIFRLGCARKHTFAMKIFNLLPDSHKCTATYTALISVYFSVKRVDKALEIYKTMCSKGFCPVLGTYNVLIAGLERNGRHAEAEHYRKAMKTLNSNNGSQESVSIEGNICNLIFSVDVIL; this comes from the exons ATGTTACTGAAGTGTATAACCAGAATCTCCAAGCTTCATGGATTTCTCAGAAACCTTGTACCTTGTCCTTCTACCAAAGTCAAAGCCATGCATTTCCTCAAGCAGCATCAAGGCAAACCAAAAAGCAAACCCATTACTCCATTTCGCAGTGACAGCAACACCGACATGAAAAAACCtgagaaattgaatttgaaattgaaagaaaagaagaagaaggatgagcCCAGAGAGTATACGAGGAACGTAATTGGGAAAATTTACAACACGCTAAAGTACTCAACCTGGGAAACAGCTGAGTCAGAGCTCAACAATCTCCCTTTGAAGTGGGACTCATACACGGTGAACCAGGTTCTGAAGTCACACCCGCCAATGGAGAAAGCGTGGCTGTTCTTCAACTGGGCCTCTGGGCTCAAAGGGATCAAGCACGACCAATACACTTACACTACCATGCTTGATATTTTCGGGGAAGCTGGGAGAGTATCTTCCATGAAGCACGTTTTCCAGAAGATGCAGGAGAAGGGAATCAAGGTTGATTCTGTTACCTACACTTCCATGATGCATTGGCTTTCCAGTTATGGGAACGAAGATGAGGCTATGCAAATGTGGGAAGAAATGAAATCCAAGGGGTGTCATCCCACTGTTGTCTCTTACACGGCTTATATGAAGATTCtgtttgataataaaaaagtaaaggaGGCCACTCGTGTTTACAAGGAGATGATTGGCTCTGGTGTTGCTCCAAATTGCCACACTTACACTGTCCTAATGGACCATCTTATTGGGTCTG GAAAATGTAAAGAGGCCCTAGAGATTTTTGAAAAGATGCAAGAGGCTGGGGCACGACCTGACAAAGCTGCATGCAATATTTTGATTGAGAGGTGTTCTGAAGTTGGTGGGACTGAGTTCATGACACATATCTTTCAGTACATGAAAGAAAACCGTCTTGTTCTCCGATACCCTGTTTTTGTTAAAGCATTGGAAGCTTTAAAAGTTGCTGGTGGGAGTGATACCCTTCTAAGGCAAGTGAATCCTCAGTTTTATATTAGCATAAGGAAGAACAAAATTGATAGTGTCACGGTTGCTGCAGATTCTCATACTAACATGGATAAAGagcttttatttgttttattgaaaaatagaaatgttGTTGCTATTGACCATTTACTTAGAGGGATGATGGAAAAGAAACTATCTTTAGATCATAAGGTTATCTCTACCATTATTGAGGTAAATTGTAGTCATTGCCGACCTGAAGGTGCTTTGTTGGCTTTCAAGTACAGTGTTACAATGGGAATAAGTATAGAGAGAACAGGATATCTCTCCTTATTGGGCGTGTTGACCAGATCAAATAAGTTTTCAAAGCTGGTGGACATTGTTGAGGAAATGACTAGAGCTGGACATTCTCTTGGAATCTATCTAGCTTCACTTTTGATCTTTAGGCTTGGTTGTGCTAGGAAGCACACTTTTGCTATGaagattttcaatttattacCTGATAGCCACAAGTGCACTGCCACCTATACTGCTTTGATTAGTGTTTACTTCTCTGTTAAAAGAGTTGATAAGGCGCTTGAGATTTACAAAACCATGTGCAGCAAAGGATTTTGTCCTGTGTTAGGTACATATAATGTACTAATAGCCGGCTTGGAAAGAAATGGTAGACACGCTGAAGCAGAACATTATAGGAAAGCAATGAAAACCCTGAATTCCAATAATGGTTCTCAGGAAAGTGTTTCCATAGAGGGAAACATATGCAATCTTATATTTTCTGTGGATGTCATACTTTAA
- the LOC108333859 gene encoding thaumatin-like protein has protein sequence MASMSITLTAIFFLVSTFSPLSASAPASFVLYNKCPHPVWPGIQPSAGKPILARGGFKLASNRAYTLQLPALWSGRFWGRHGCTFDASGRGRCATGDCGGSLYCNGIGGTPPATLAEFTLGNEQDFYDVSLVDGYNLPISITPFKGSGKCSYAGCVSDLNTMCPVGLQVRSRDNKRVVACKSACSAFNSPKYCCTGSYGSPQACKPTVYSKIFKTACPKAYSYAYDDPTSIATCTKANYLLTFCPHRH, from the coding sequence ATGGCTTCAATGTCCATCACTCTTACTGCAATCTTCTTTCTAGTCTCTACTTTCTCACCGCTCAGCGCTTCAGCACCGGCGTCATTCGTACTTTACAACAAATGTCCGCACCCAGTGTGGCCCGGGATCCAGCCCAGTGCCGGAAAGCCCATTCTAGCCCGTGGAGGTTTCAAGCTCGCCTCCAACCGGGCCTACACTCTCCAACTCCCAGCCCTCTGGTCGGGCCGCTTCTGGGGCCGTCACGGCTGCACCTTCGACGCCTCCGGACGAGGCCGCTGCGCCACTGGCGACTGCGGCGGGTCCCTCTACTGCAATGGCATCGGCGGAACCCCTCCGGCCACCCTGGCCGAGTTCACCCTCGGCAACGAGCAGGACTTCTACGACGTTAGCCTTGTGGACGGGTACAACCTGCCCATCTCCATCACCCCCTTCAAGGGATCCGGAAAATGCAGCTACGCCGGCTGCGTCAGCGACCTCAACACCATGTGCCCAGTGGGCCTGCAGGTGCGTTCACGCGACAACAAACGCGTGGTGGCCTGCAAGAGCGCCTGCTCCGCTTTCAACTCCCCCAAGTACTGCTGCACGGGCTCCTACGGAAGCCCGCAGGCCTGCAAGCCCACCGTTTATTCGAAGATCTTCAAGACCGCTTGCCCCAAGGCCTATTCCTACGCCTACGACGACCCCACCAGCATCGCCACCTGCACCAAAGCTAACTATTTGCTCACTTTCTGCCCTCATCGCCACTGA
- the LOC108333861 gene encoding ras-related protein RABA6a — translation MADTFDEECDFLFKAVLIGDSGVGKSNLLSRFAKDEFRLDSKPTIGVEFAYRNIKVGDKLIKAQIWDTAGQERFRAITSSYYRGASGAVLVYDITMRSSYENVRKWLLELREFGGEEMVVVLVGNKCDLDQSREVEKEEGKGYAETEGLCFMETSALKNLNVEEVFLQMITRIYHMTRQKNLAAKMDEKPINLLNGKEIHVADEVTATRQPSSCCS, via the exons ATGGCTGATACATTCGATGAAGAGTGCGACTTTCTCTTCAAAGCTGTTCTGATTGGAGACTCTGGAGTTGGGAAATCGAATCTGCTCTCAAGGTTTGCAAAAGACGAATTCAGGTTGGATTCCAAACCCACAATAGGAGTTGAATTTGCTTACCGGAACATCAAGGTCGGAGACAAACTCATCAAAGCTCAAATATGGGACACTGCAGGCCAAGAAAG GTTTAGAGCAATCACGAGTTCGTACTACCGAGGGGCTTCGGGGGCAGTGCTGGTGTATGATATAACGATGAGATCAAGCTATGAGAATGTGAGGAAGTGGCTATTGGAGCTGAGAGAGTTCGGAGGGGAAGAGATGGTGGTTGTTCTTGTGGGAAACAAATGCGATCTGGATCAATCGAGAGAGGttgagaaagaagaaggaaaagggtATGCTGAAACAGAAGGGTTGTGCTTCATGGAAACCTCTGCTTTGAAGAATCTCAACGTTGAAGAAGTGTTCTTGCAAATGATCACAAGGATTTATCACATGACAAGGCAGAAGAATTTGGCAGCAAAAATGGACGAGAAACCGATTAATCTTCTGAACGGGAAGGAGATTCATGTTGCTGATGAAGTCACTGCAACCAGACAACCTAGTTCTTGCTGTTCGTGA
- the LOC108333862 gene encoding calcium-binding allergen Ole e 8 produces MASNPIATGNVDAAPNSDASNKSSVYLQDMDEMKRVFNRFDTNGDGKISVSELDNVLRSLGSGVPPEELQGVIDDLDTDHDGFINLSEFAAFYRADTADGGDTEVQDAFNMYDQDKNGLISATELYQVLNRLGMSCTKEECHNMIKSVDSDGDGNVNFAEFKRMMSNNRENTC; encoded by the coding sequence ATGGCCTCGAATCCAATTGCAACGGGAAATGTCGACGCCGCTCCAAACTCTGACGCCAGTAACAAATCCTCCGTCTACCTCCAAGACATGGATGAGATGAAGCGAGTCTTCAACCGCTTCGACACCAACGGCGACGGCAAGATCTCCGTCAGCGAGCTGGACAACGTCCTCCGCTCCCTTGGATCCGGCGTCCCGCCGGAGGAGCTCCAGGGCGTCATAGACGACCTCGACACCGACCACGACGGTTTCATTAACCTTTCCGAGTTTGCCGCGTTCTACCGCGCAGATACCGCTGACGGTGGCGACACAGAGGTCCAGGATGCCTTCAACATGTACGACCAGGACAAGAACGGGCTCATCTCCGCCACCGAGCTCTACCAGGTTCTGAACCGCCTCGGAATGAGCTGCACCAAAGAAGAATGCCACAACATGATCAAATCCGTCGATTCCGACGGCGACGGCAACGTGAACTTCGCGGAGTTCAAGCGCATGATGAGCAACAACCGCGAAAATACTTGCTGA